The stretch of DNA GTCGACGTACTCGTCGGTGGTGTTGACGTAGACGCTCGCGCCCGTGTCGACGGAGAAGTAGACGGGGATCTCTTCCTCGTTCCGGAGTTCGCGGACGGCGTTGAAGATCTCGATGGTGCGGGGCTGCCAGTACACCCAGCCGGCGGGGCCGGTCATCGTCGTCGCGGCCAGCGACAGCGAGTCGTGTTCCGCGAGTTCGAACGTCCGGTGGAAGTCGCCGTCCCGGAGGGCGTCGCGCATATCGGCGATCTGGCCGTGCATGTGGGCCATCCGGGACTCGAACATGTGGCTGTCGGCGGCCTCCTCGTGGGCGGCCTCGGTCTCCTTGTAGGAGGGGACCATCCCGGCGACGACGCGCAGGTCGTCCTCCAGGTCGGTCTCGATGCGTTCGCTGCGGCAGTCCGCGTCGTTCATCCCGGCCCGCAGGTGCGAGAACGCGCCGGTGACCGCGCGGGCGGCCGAGGAGGAGCCGCGTCGGGCGACCGTCGAGATCTCCGGGCGAGTCATGTCCAGGCCGGCGGCCTCGACCAGCGCCATCGCCGCGGCGGCGAAGCCCGACGACGAGGAGCCGAAGCCGATGTTGGTCGGGAAGTCGTTCTGGGACTCGAA from Haloarcula litorea encodes:
- the mvaD gene encoding phosphomevalonate decarboxylase MvaD — encoded protein: MKATAKAHPIQGLVKYHGMRDEELRLPYHDSISVCTAPSHSKTTAEFVPAADEDTFVLDGEPVEGRGAERIRAVVDHVRDLAGFDHAVRFESQNDFPTNIGFGSSSSGFAAAAMALVEAAGLDMTRPEISTVARRGSSSAARAVTGAFSHLRAGMNDADCRSERIETDLEDDLRVVAGMVPSYKETEAAHEEAADSHMFESRMAHMHGQIADMRDALRDGDFHRTFELAEHDSLSLAATTMTGPAGWVYWQPRTIEIFNAVRELRNEEEIPVYFSVDTGASVYVNTTDEYVDRVEQAVADCGVDTRVWGVGGPARVLDADEALF